The Gossypium hirsutum isolate 1008001.06 chromosome A13, Gossypium_hirsutum_v2.1, whole genome shotgun sequence nucleotide sequence GCCAACATTTCCTACAACCACACTCCCACCATTCGCATCTATCCCTAACCTCCCACAGCCATCCATACCATCTTTCCCAAGGCCTGGGGCGCTTTCTCCACTTCCTACCATGTCTGCTTTGCCCACATTGCCTAGTGTACCAAGGGCCACATTGCCCCCTCTACCAAGCATGCCTTCGATTCCCACAATCCCAACTACAATTCCCTCTATTCCATTCTTCTCTCCACCACCTTCTCCTTCTAGTCCTTAAAAATCCCTTTCGCTAGGTGATGGGTGGCTATTCCAATCCAGAGTCTTATTTTTTTTGTCCACCACTTATATTGCTTTGTATAAATGGGAATTCCCCAATTCCCATGATTTTCTGTACTTTGATACTTATTTTGGTTATTATTGGATTATATacctattttttatatatataatgttttcaTTAACTAATTAAGATAAGAATGAAACAATAAATATagacaaaataaattaattatgatgCAACGCtgaatcaaatttaaattattctttGAGAAAGTAAATACTTGACTAATAAGTCACAATTTAAGATTAAACTAACTCAAATTATCTCGAGGTTAAACTAACCTAAATTATTCTTAAAGAAGATAAACACCTTGCCAATAAACTACAATTTGAGGTTAAACTAATTTACATTTTTCAATGTTCAAGAGGATGAGTGTTTTGTTAGATTTGAACCTTTATGCTTACTGGAACTTTGGCACTAGGCAATAGTTTATCGACAATTTTTGTAAGAGTGGGTCCGTTGAGATAACCGTGAAGTTGGTTTCGCTAAGACTAAAATAATAGTAGTAATGAGATTAGTTATTAGAGTAGTGAAATTAAAATCAACCTTATagtatatatttaaattcaagCGCAACACTACTAGTGAGATCAAAATCGAAAATCACTATTAAGgatgttaaattaaaaatatatatatatgaaaaataaataaataagaaataattaaattatatttgagttaaactataattaaacattaaatttataaaaatacttatattatatttaaattaaataatataagaaaatatattataCTGAATCATAATGAAGGTcattacattataaataaattgCCATATACCAATGCATACTTTTATTGAAGATCTAATTCCGTAAGTATAAATAGGTTTATATCAatgttttcttaaatcaaatcgATGATCGAACCGATTAGACTACCCTTTCGTTCAATCCAATTGGTTAAACTGGTTcgattaaaaatgattaaaaattaaaagtaaatttttttaaattccgATTCAACCAGTTTTTTAACCAGTTCAATCGGTTCGTATGGGTTCTCGATCTAATCGGTTCAAAGTCACTCTCCATATTAATCTCTCGATCAATTCTTAGTCCAATCGACCAATCCAGTTCAAACAACACTAATTTATACCAACATTTTACTCATCTATTAATATATGATGAGCCTATATCAATACATTTTGTTAGTGTTGGTATAAAAGTATCTATAATGagaaatcaaatttaataattgaGTAAATTTTTTGGAAGAAACAAGTTaacaatttattttacttttgagatatgaattaaaaaattaaataaaataaggaatatataaaaatcaaattggatcTTAGACCAATATAAACTCACCAATATTATCTTATTTGTTGTTTCTAACTAATATTATTTTGAGAGTTCTaactttcaatatatatatatatttttgcttgTAGGCAGCCCAATACCAATGGTAAGTTAAACAAGAAGGTAACAATGCCAATTTTGACTTTGATCCTATCTAATTTCACCGTAAAAGCTTAACAATTTTAACTTCTTCAAcataaacttaaattaatttgaattcaaaacaatttatatttaaaatgatttaattctAAATAACTTAAAGTTAAAATGATTAGAGTTCAAAATAAATAGAACAAGTAACCATAACTCAAACCAATCCAAACCTATAATGATTTGACTCAAAtccaaaataacttaaaaattttaaaatattaattaacttaatttaaattaaccTGATCCAAAACCAAATAAATATGCACAACTAAAAGGTCATGTAGATTAATGTCCAACAAGTTAATTCATGTAatcaacttttaaaatattttgactttttttttttataaaagtaaccctaa carries:
- the LOC107956434 gene encoding protein PELPK1, whose translation is MGYFNCFALGFFVALSLASIDVGVAARHLQQLPPMPTFPTTTLPPFASIPNLPQPSIPSFPRPGALSPLPTMSALPTLPSVPRATLPPLPSMPSIPTIPTTIPSIPFFSPPPSPSSP